A single window of Gossypium arboreum isolate Shixiya-1 chromosome 13, ASM2569848v2, whole genome shotgun sequence DNA harbors:
- the LOC108464320 gene encoding uncharacterized protein LOC108464320: MMIDRYSIALFLVFSYLVGLLDASAGDADPRYRGCVAECEKTGCAGGTCFPHCKFPSDGVANDGPWYMQEPLYLKWKQWDCQSDCRYNCMIDREKEREAVGHGPVKYHGKWPFTRVFGIQEPASVAFSALNLAMHFHGWLSFFILLYYNLPLRQDKKAYYEYASLWHIYGLLAMNSWLWSAVFHSRDVDLTEKLDYSSAVALLGYSLIVSILRSFNVRVEAARVMVAAPFLAFVTTHILYLNFYTFDYGWNMKVCVAIGVAQLLIWAIWVGITHHPSRWKLWVVVVGGGLAMLLEIYDFPPYQGFFDAHAIWHATTIPLTCLWWSFIRDDAKFRTSILLKKAK, encoded by the exons ATGATGATAGATCGTTATTCAATAGCTTTGTTTCTGGTTTTTTCATATCTTGTTGGCCTCTTGGATGCTAGCGCTGGTGATGCTGATCCACGTTACAG GGGTTGCGTGGCAGAATGCGAGAAAACTGGTTGTGCTGGGGGAACATGCTTTCCACACTGCAAGTTTCCTTCCGATGGTGTTGCCAATGATGGTCCATGGTATATGCAAGAGCCACTTTACTTGAAGTGGAAACAATGGGATTGCCAAAGTGACTGTCGTTACAATTGTATGATTGACAGAGAGAAAGAAAGGGAAGCAGTTGGTCATGGACCTGTCAAGTATCATGGTAAATGGCCCTTCACGCGAGTTTTTGGAATTCAG GAACCAGCTTCTGTAGCATTCTCTGCACTCAACCTAGCAATGCATTTTCATGGTTGGCTATCTTTCTTCATCCTTCTTTACTATAACTTGCCTTTGAGACAAGATAAGAAAGCATACTATGAATATGCAAGTTTGTGGCACATATATGGACTTTTGGCAATGAACTCATGGCTCTGGAGTGCTGTTTTCCACAGTCG tgatgtggatttaaCAGAAAAGTTAGACTACTCATCTGCTGTGGCACTGCTTGGGTACTCTCTTATTGTATCCATACTAAGAAGTTTCAATGTGAGAGTTGAGGCTGCTAGAGTCATGGTTGCCGCTCCATTTCTTGCCTTTGTAACTACTCATATATTGTACCTCAACTTTTATACCTTTGACTATG GGTGGAACATGAAAGTTTGTGTAGCCATTGGGGTTGCTCAACTTCTCATTTGGGCAATCTGGGTTGGTATTACTCACCATCCTTCTCGCTGGAAGTTGTGGGTGGTGGTGGTTGGAGGGGGGCTTGCAATGCTTTTGGAGATCTATGATTTCCCTCCTTATCAAGGATTCTTTGATGCTCATGCTATATGGCATGCCACAACTATTCCACTTACCTGCCTGTGGTGGAGCTTCATTAGGGACGACGCAAAGTTTAGGACTTCTATCCTCCTTAAGAAGGCTAAGTAG